Below is a window of Ctenopharyngodon idella isolate HZGC_01 chromosome 7, HZGC01, whole genome shotgun sequence DNA.
TTTTTATTTGTGCAACCCTGTTTGGTTTCAAACACATTGTATAACTGTCTACCAAACTGTTCACTTTTTAAATTTGTCTTTTTCCTCTATTTTTCTATGAAATACCTATAAGAAATTGTAAATAAAGGCAATGCTTCTTGTCTCAGAgtgtttctgttttatttttctttcagttttcccAAGTCTTTAGACAGTGggtataaaattattttattaaaatatgtaaatatatttttactatctGTAGATTtgacatttcatacattttattgaaAGACTCATCCCACCAGAAATGTGTTCTGAGAGCTGACAAAATATGTCTTTATGggtaatttaataaatgcaaaaatgtacaATTGCTTCATTGCAATACAAACTGGATATGGTTTCTCTATTTATAAAAGACAGGGCAATGTCtaaaaatgcaacatttctCACACAGTACATAGTACTTACGAACAGATGAAAACcagtataaaaatgttttctcacCATATGATTCTTAACCATCACTCAACAAGAGATAATAAGCTttttaatattgaaataatactttagaaaggaaaggaaatatgaaatatgatttttgtgATGCAATGAAATGGAAGCAAATTGCACTccgagcagaaaaaaaaaaaaaaaaaaatcagtgcaaATAAAAACTACGCAGAGTTTTCAAACCTACACAGtatccattattattattatttttaaatatcaaagatACTTTTTATTTGGCATActgtgtattattattttgatctATTCTGAGAGCTTTATTCAAAGCTCAGTCTCTGTCAACGTCAGCCATTTTCCCTCCATCAGCTTCACTGTGTTACATTAAATACTCTTTCTCACGCTCATCCACACAGGTAGCTGTAATGTCCTCTGTTGTACCGTTCTTCAGGTTCGTAACACTCATCAGTGCCACTATCTCCTGCTCTTTCTCTGACAGTGGCAGCGTTTCTGTTTTACTGTAGTCTTTGTTGTGCTCCTCAGTTGTGATGTTTCTGCTCTGTTTTGGTCCATACCACCTAAGTAAGGAGTTACATTCAGTAAACTAAAGCCAGAATTTACTGAatgaaaaaagaataaaaaaatctaagaaGTAAACTTACTTGTCTCTAGTGGCAACAGCAGCAAGTATGCATACTATGGCTCCAACAACCACGCAGAATGCAAAGATTATTAACCAAGCTGCAGAGAAATGAAAGATGGTAAATTGTCAGATTTACATTGTCAGTTGAATTAAAAGTGAAGAAACTGATGACGTCTGCAGTGCTGTCACGTGAACTTACTAGATGGTCCGTCCCCTTTGGAGGATTCTGGATGTACACTGGTATCATCGGATTTAGGTGGAACTGCATTGAAGATACATTTGTAATGAGACATAAtgactcaaaatattatgtagtAACATCATTACAAAATTGACATCAACATATTTAAGCATCTAAATGATGTACTACTTGATGATGTTAAACAATATCAATTAAAATGTAGCttatttatgtaattatcaTCAATGGGCAAACTAAATGTGCAAAGATGGATCTAAATCctttggaagcttgtttccagatgataaaaaaggtaatagtgaggaaaagttttaaataataaatagagTCTTGTTGTGAAATACAAAGTCACactatgagatataaagtaagaattatgagaaataaaattgcaattgtgattaatagtcacattgtgagacataaagttgcattgtgtgatataaagttgcaattttgattgattgattgttacTCTGAGGCAGACAATATATAACAGGGCTATGTGTTATGGATTTTGTAGGGACATTCACCTTTAACACTGGTGTTCAAATCTGGAACATTTTTTCGACCCACAGGTATCACTATGGATTTACTCTCAGCTGGTTCTGTGGTAATCGACCTTGTTGTGGATTGACTAGGCTCGAATTCTGACGCTGATCCACTCCCCTCTGTATCAAAGAACAAAGCACTGGGGGTAACAGAGGATGATCTCTTCCCAAAACTGGGCTTGATTGTAGGGCCTTTAGTGTCCAAGGTAGCCACAGTAGAAGGTTTCATATCCACATCAGGAAGAACTGTTTTGGGGACCTCCATGTCATTCAAAGgggatgtttctttttttactcttCCCAGTATCTCTTCCAAATCTACCAGAAAGCCCTCCGTCTTGACCTCCTTAAGAATGTCTTCATGTGACTCTCCATCTTCgtaaaaaataagataaaaagcTTAAATATTTAAGCGATACGTCAGTGTTTTGCATTGCTGTGCTGacaccaaaacaaaataaagataaGAAGGTTGCGTTTAAATGTTAAACTATGCAGATACTTAGTGCATGTTAGGACGAAGTCAAACAAGAAACAATAATGAACAAGAAGTCACATCCTAAGTATTCAAATCAATTCAACGTTTTTGTTCCTCCTTCATTGTGGTACTGCAGgcacgtaaaaaaaaaaaagtgtgaggTCACAGAGATATGACTAATGTTCTGGATTAGGCGTGGTTGGATTATGAACAATGAAGTGTATGTCTGCTGCATGTCTTGCTTCTTCAGAATACACACCCCTCAACTCAAAAGGTAAAGCTAATACACCAAGAGCCTAAACAAGTCTTCAGTAAAGTACAGTATATCAAAATATAATTCTAGATACTGCAGGGAATAAAAAAGGGAACTTACTTTCTATGGCTGTGTTTCCATTGGTTAAGCCCTCAGAGttactttttacagtattttcacAGTTTACTGATGAATCTTTGAGGGaaggaaaatgaaaaatcaaCGAGACATAAAACCTGCTTagattgtttttatattgtttctcATTAAGACATCCCATTTTCTTTACACTCACCTGAAGGGTTAAAACAGTAAACATCAGAAAGATACTCTGCTGCTTTAGGGTGTAAGGTGACCTCCGTAGAACTGGAGTCACAGTTTGGACCATTAACGTGTGGGAGGAACATGACATTTTGACCATCAATCCAGCCGTATCTAAACAAAGGTGTGGggttcatttaaaaattaagtGCTGTCATTAAGCAATATCAAAAGAAGTGCATTTATGTCTGAACATGTTATTTAGCTCTAGGCTAAGGCTATTGTACGCAGCCTGTTTTCTTTACCTGCATGTTCTCAAGCCTTTTTTGTAAGCTTCATTGATCTGTTCCTGTGTTGCCAGTTTGTAGTCTAAACTCTGACACAATTCCAAAGCCTGTTGGAAAGTAAGAGAGTAACGGCTGGTTCCCTCAACATGGAGAACACCGGCAAAGCTGCATCTGCCAATGTGACCTGTCAAAAGAGAAACTAATGTGAATATTCAAAGTCAGAAATCTTTATTTATGTAACAATTGTTTTCCATGTATAATCACACTAATGATTAGATTGTAAATGGGGGCCAAATGTAGGCTCTGTGTGTGACAGATGAGCAATTTAGCATTAGGTATCATTAGATGAATCTCTTAATGAATCATTGCATGTGCAGACGTGAGCACATCTGTAACACATCTAGGCCATCTGTAAGCCTATGACTTTGTAAATGACTTCGTTTTTGTCTCAAAATAACACGTTTAGACTAGCAAGCAATTTTAAAGACATGAATTAGTGGAACAACTGATACATAGTGTGCAGAAGAGGGAATAAGTGAGTTTGATATGACTAGACACAAGGTATACTACTAGATGGACTGAGGCTGCCGTATACAAGACCATAGGAGATTTGAAGGAAAAAATCTTAAATCTggatactttttttcccccccagaaTACAAGAATtagtattttgtcattttgtgtcttgatttaagaatgtttagatatttgtacaggaaaacaagacaaatatactaagaaaatcacttttgcaTTGAAGTTACAGTCTAAGAGAGGAAGAGATTAATGAACTTCTGAACAACTGaggttatattattatattgtattatatgtaCAATAAACTTAACAAGCCAAGGGCTGTATTACAGAAACATCATTACTCTGGAATCTTATCTTATCTATAACCATAGCGATATCAGTTAAAACCTGTCAGATCTTAATTTCATTCCTAAGATATGACGTTTCTGTAATACAACCAGGCCTTTATTCTAAGCCATAATCTGACATTTATCTATAAAGAATATCGTCAATGCACTAAAAGTGAATGAGCAGAGATGAGATAGCCTCAAAGAAAACTTTATTTACATTCAACAGCTCAGCTGATGCTTTGGAGTTTAAAACCATAGCCTTTGTTGTCAAATGCAAAAAGGGTTATCTCATTACTACAGTCAAATCAATATCGTAATCATTATTTTGCCACAGTAAATGCGTCTTAACCAAGACTGTACAAAGTCATCAGAGGCACCTCTCAGATCAATAAGTAACACATTCAACATCACTCACCCTGAACCGGAGCTGCCTGAAGTAGAGCTGGTGATCCAGTAGCAAGTACCACAAGTAACAAAGTCCACATGGTCAGTGCTGTGTCATGTGCTAGATGAAGGGAAGTATACTTGTTTGTTGGCCCTGAACCGGTTTGGTTCGCTTTGATTCTCCTTTGTAATTTTCTGAACCCTCTAGAGATGTCCCATGCCTGTTTTATACGCTCAGAGTAAAGTAGTTGGTGAGCAATAATGGGGTGGTGCTATAGAGAACACACCCTCACCATTGTCTCTCATATTTCCTCACTCTCTCAGTGTTTGCGCAGTCAgcattaacatgacagacatcTTGAAACTCATGGAATTATTGAGATCAATCGGTTTATTTATGCAATTACATGTGTAGGCAATATTGTACTGCACTGTTTCTGctctaaataaaattattaatgtgATCAAACTGTGTCTTCATtcatgtataataaaaaaaaatacctgcatgtaattactgTAATCAATTTCTGTAAtaacatctataattacactgttgaccctacaaaaaaaaaataataacactgttaagCCTAACCAAACCAcaaaacctgtccctaaccttacctgtattccacctcaatagcagcaaaagtgttttgcaacataagcaacatgatttaaaatgtaattacatataaagacaCCTATATAAATTGGGACtaaaatacttaaagggttaattcacccaaaaatgcaaataatgtcatttattactcaccctcatgtagttctaCACTCGtgagacctttgttcatcttcggaatacaaattaagatatttttgatgaaatatcaAGCATTGCGTTAGTTCAGGCAGGCCACTTCAGGCAAGCTCGCGTTGGCCGATTAGTCAGCTGTTGCTGACATGTACCAATCCAGTTTCGTCACCTATCGTAGCGGACCATTTAAATCCCCACGCCTCAGCATCTCTTCTTTTGCTTTGCTGCTCGCAATTCAAACTCCCTCCTCAAACCCCAACTCCATCTAACCGAACCTGTAatcttatttaatttgtttcttttctgTACACAGTTCACTATTTTGAACATTTTCTAGAATGTATTCTGCATTTTCTACAACTCGTGTAATTACGAATCATTATGTATGCTATATTGGAGCTGTTCTGTACCCCAGGGGGGTTTTTACTTGCTGCTCTCCCTTCTCTGTCCAAGCGTTGCTGCATGGACAGGCGTGGGGAGTTTTGCctagaacagaaccataccgccaacaCTGCTATGctataatgtaataaattatatacttgACGAATTGGTCCTGACTGaaccgatggctcagtgaggcttccattgccagcaagataattaacactttcagatgtccaaaaaggtactaaaaacatatttaaaacagttcatgtgagtacagtggttcaaccttaatattataaagcgacgagaatactttttgtgcttaaaaaaaaactaaataatgacttttcaacagtatctagtgatggccgatttcaaaacactgctttgaagctttacgaatcttttatttcgaatcagtggtttggagcgccgaagtcatgtgatttcagtaaacgaggctttgttaagtcataagtgtttcacaatttcaatagttcacgtgactttggaagTTTGATACGCGATTCGAACcactaattcaaaacaaatgattcgta
It encodes the following:
- the cd44a gene encoding CD44 antigen produces the protein MWTLLLVVLATGSPALLQAAPVQGHIGRCSFAGVLHVEGTSRYSLTFQQALELCQSLDYKLATQEQINEAYKKGLRTCRYGWIDGQNVMFLPHVNGPNCDSSSTEVTLHPKAAEYLSDVYCFNPSDSSVNCENTVKSNSEGLTNGNTAIENGESHEDILKEVKTEGFLVDLEEILGRVKKETSPLNDMEVPKTVLPDVDMKPSTVATLDTKGPTIKPSFGKRSSSVTPSALFFDTEGSGSASEFEPSQSTTRSITTEPAESKSIVIPVGRKNVPDLNTSVKVPPKSDDTSVHPESSKGDGPSTWLIIFAFCVVVGAIVCILAAVATRDKWYGPKQSRNITTEEHNKDYSKTETLPLSEKEQEIVALMSVTNLKNGTTEDITATCVDEREKEYLM